TGGTCGGAAATCAGTCCCAATCGTTCCGCACGCATTTTGGTCTGCTGCGCCGATTCTTCACCGGTTACATAGAGCACGCGAAAAGATTCACGGCTCAATCCCGCAGCCTCTTGCAGCAATAGAGTCGATTTGCCGATTCCAGGATCACCGGCCACTAGCACCACAGAACCGGCAGCGATGCCGCCGCCAAGCACTCGGTTGAACTCGGGACTGACGGTCTCGATACGCAAAGCCTGGTCTGTCTGAATGCGGCTGAGCGACACCGCCTCCACGGCGGAAGAGGACCGCGTTCGCTTGGCCGAGGCGACCGGTGCTTTCTCCTCCACCAGGCTGTTCCAAGCATCACACGCCGGACAGCGACCGGCCCATCGCAGCGATTCGGCGCCGCAGCTCTGACAGATAAAAACCGTTTTTTCGCGTTTGATTTTATTCATCGCAGGCCGTTGTACGGTGCAAATTATATGTTTATTAATCATTAATGTATTATTATATTCACATAAAATCAAGGCAATTTTCCCGCTGACCTTGACATTGTCGTTTTCTTTTTTTAGATTGGAAAAACGTAAAGAGGGATATCATGAAATTCAGCATTCTGCTGGTGCTGCCGATTCTGTTCTGCGCCTGCACGAAAAAAAACGCTGTTGTGGATAAGAACAAGCTGGAACGCTTTGCTCAGGTTTATCACGACTACCTCCTCACCATCACGTCAGACACCAGCCATGCCGAGCTGAAGGATCGCTATTTACAACGCCTTTTGAACAAACACAACCTGTCTCAGCAGGACTTTCAACAGGCGCAAAAGTTCTATGAAGCCCACCCAGAGTTGTTCGCCGAAATGCTGGGCCAGGTCACCGAAAAGCTGCAGAAAGCACCAGCCGCGCCATAATCCCGAGCTGAAATCCGTATCCACAATCAACCAGGAGCCTTCATGCGCCGTTCCCTTAGCCAACGCCGCCATGCCCAGTACCTTCTCGCGCTGCTTTTCTGTCTGATCCCTGCCTCCATGAACGCCGGCCGGCAAATGGACTTTGCCAACGCCATCGTGCACGCAGCCCGGACACGGGACCGGGTTTTTGACCAAGCGCTGAACGTGCTCATTGAACAAGTCAGCCGCCGCACGGGCACGCCTCTGAAAATTCAGCGTACCTCTCTCCTGCCGGATTATACGCTGGCGATCCTGAGTCAGAATGAGGACAGCCGCAGAAGGCTGACCTCCATGGCCGAACAGATCAAAAACAGGCCGGCGCCGGATCGCGAAGGATTTCATCTGCAGGTGAGTGCGCATCCCACGCCCGCCGTGCTGATACAGGGCAGGGACAACCGCGGCGCGTTGTACGGCATCGGACGTTTGCTGCGCACAGCGACGCTGAAAAAGGACGTCTTCACTTTGCCGCTTTTGAACCTGGTGAACGAAGCGCCTTGCTATCCTCTGCGCGGTCACCAGTTGGGCTACCGGCCCAAAACCAATGCTTACGATGCCTGGAGCGTCGGCCAATTCGATCAGTATGTACGGGAGCTGGCCCTGTTCGGCGCAAACTGCATCGAAATTATGCCGCCGGCTACAGATGATGATCCCAGCAGTCCGCACATGCAACTCTCAACCATGGAGATGATGGTGGAGCAATCACGCATCGCCGCTGCCTATGGGCTGGAGGTCTGGGTCTGGTATCCAAACATGGCCAAGGAATATAACCGGCCGGAGGTGATCGAGCGAGAACTGGCGGATCGCGACATGGTTTTTAGCCGACTGGTGAAACTGGATGCGGTGTTTGTCCCGGGTGGCGATCCGGGTGAACTGCACCCGGATGTGCTTTTTCCCTGGTTGGAAAAAACCGCCAGGGTGCTGCACCGCTATCATCCTCAGGCTAAAATATGGGTTTCACCTCAAGCTGCACGGGTCAAGCAGGAGTGGCTGGAAGCATTCTATCGCCACGCAAACCAACGTTACCCCTGGTTCGGCGGCGTGGTGTTCGGACCATGGGTTAAAACAAAATTAAGCGACCTGCGCGCAATTCTCGACCCCGCCATTCCCATTCGTCACTATCCAGACATCACCCACAGCCTCTCCTGCCAATACCCCGTTCCACTTTGGGACCCTGCCTTTGCCCTGACCCTGGGACGCGAGTGCTACAATCCCCGGCCTGTGGCAGAGAAGGCCATTCACAATGTGCAAGCGCCCTACTGCATCGGCAGCATCAGTTACTCAGAGGGCATCAACGATGACATCAATAAATTCATCTGGAGCGGCCAGGATTGGGATCCGCAGACGCCGGTGATCGCCACCTTGCGGGAGGTGGCGCGGCTGCTCATCCACCCTGATTACAGTGAAGAGATCGCGCAGGGCCTACTTGCGCTGGAACAGAATTGGCAGAGTCCGCTGATCAGCAACGAGCAGGTGGGGATCACGCTGCAGCAGTGGCAGGATCTCGAACAGCGCGTTCCCCGCTCGGTGCGCGCCAATTATCGTTTTCAGATGGGATTGTTGCGCGCCTACTTTGATGCCTATGTCCAAAAACGGCTTGTGGATGAGACTCATCTGGAAAACCAGGCGCTGGAGCTGCTCAGCAACGCTGATGCAGCCGGTTTGAATGAGGCGATCAAGTCCGCCACCGCTGTTCTGCTTCGCGGTCGGAGTCAACCGGTGGCATCCAACTGGCACAAGCGATGTTGGGAATTGGCCGATTCGTTGTTTCTCAGCATCGGCTCTCAACTGTCGGTGGCAAAGCACGGCGCCATGCCGGGCCGCGGCGATTTTATGGATGACCTGGATGTGCCTCTCAACAACAGCCTCTGGCTGCTTGACCGCCTGCAGAGCATTTCGTGCACAGCGGATCCTGATGA
This portion of the bacterium genome encodes:
- a CDS encoding DUF4296 domain-containing protein, which encodes MKFSILLVLPILFCACTKKNAVVDKNKLERFAQVYHDYLLTITSDTSHAELKDRYLQRLLNKHNLSQQDFQQAQKFYEAHPELFAEMLGQVTEKLQKAPAAP